CTGGCCCTTGCTCAGGGCGACTTCGGCTTCACGCAATTTGGCGAGGATCTGTTCGACGGTGTGACGGAAACGTGGCATATGGCCCTCCTTTTGGCCCGACCCTAACATACAGGGTGGACCGGATTAAGGGGGCTAGGTCACTTGTTTCTGCTGATGTCTGCTTGTTGCCGCAGACGACTGCACGGCGGGAAGCGAAAAGCGCGTGCAAATCTGATGCGCTGTGGTTTGGAATACGAAGAAGCAGGTTGGAACGGACTCAACAGGTAGACACACAGCCGATTCACGGCTCTCACCGGCAATTTGCTGCCCCCTCCGAGATGGTTACTATGGGATGTCCCGCTCCTGCAGTTCGGGCTTACATGGTAGCCATCCGCGTAGACCAGCTGGCTTACACCTGCGAGGCGCACCGCTCGCGCCAATAAGACTGTCACTCCCGCTGCTTGATCCTCTCCGGCACGCCGGCGACGGCCTCTGCCTCGTGTTCCTCCGTGAACTGTGCGTTGGCTCTCCTCTTCCTGTGAGAGAGCCAACTTCATTTCAACAAAGGAGGACACAAGATGGCTACCAACAACACAAAACCCACTCACACGCTGCGATCCGGCAACATCAAGGCCACGATCTGGGAGAATGTCAGTGAAAAAGGACCATTCTTCGTGACGACCTTTTCTCGGCCGTTCAAGGATCAGTCCGGCGCGTGGCGCAATGGGACCTCTTTCGGTCTTAACGACCTGGAATCCCTCATGAACGTCGCGCTAGAAGCGAAGGAATGGATTGCCGCCCAGGTGTTGAAGCGTTGAGCCGCTTCACTGGGAAGCCTCCGGCCCTCTGGGGGCTTCCTTCACTGTGAGTCAGGCCCAACGCATTTCGACTTAACCCTAACATAAGATCTGGCTCCGTATAACGGGGCAAGGTCATTCCCGTAGCTTTTGATGAGAAAATCCGTCTGACTTGAACTCTTGCCACTGTGACGTCTTCAGCCCAATTGGTCTTTCGGTCCGCCCTATTAGATGTCGATAGCTATGAGATTGCTGACTGAGGTAAGAAGATGCGGCCGGTGAACCCAGGCTACCTCGAGGAAGTCATATTGAACCAAATCGTGGCTCCAGGTGTCCCGAGCTGCGAGGCATCGTCCGCCTATTGATAAAACATGGAGGGAGACATGAACCATTTAGTCGCAGGCCTACTCTTTTTCACAAGTGTCATACAAGGATGTTCCACTTTATCCGAGGGACGGGGAAATGCTGCATCTGCCAGTACGTTCTACGAGCGTCGATGCGGTCCCACGCTGCCACTGGAGCCGCTTGATGGCGAAGCGCAGAAGGTGTCAGCCGAGCGCGTCGCATTGTTGAGAACTCAGTTTTCTACCACAGCCTTTGAGACCGCCACCGCGCTGGGAGTGCTCCCGTTTCTTGATCGCCTGTTGATTCTTGAAGACCAAGTCGGTCCACAGGGAGAAGGTCCAGCACTCGCGTATGTGCGAGAGCGTCGGCATATCACCGACCGCATTACGTTAGGCATTCTCGATGTGTCGAGCGTGGCCGTCGAGGCGGACTGCGAGGAAGGCCGCGCCGCCTTGTTGGCCGAACATTTACAAAAGGCCCTCGATGAGCGTCAGGGGACCTATACCGTATTCGGCTTAGTCGGGAGCGGCGTCTTCACGATTGTGAGCGGAGCCATTGCCATAGGGGCAAACAGCATCGGTGTGATCAACACGGCGAATATCGCCACTGTTATCGGCGGAGTTAGCGAACTCATTTTTGGGTCAGCCGCGTTGGTCGACACAACCGCAGGAGGGGAGCTTCATCACGAGCGCAATCTTCTCAGAGACATCTGGACTGGCGAAAATAGCACGTTTGTCCCCGCCGTCTGGTCCTTTCTGAACAGGCGCCTGACGGATGAGCCGGCTCAACGGACCCTGCGAGAAAACCTCATCATGCGATGGCAAGAAGAGGGCCGGCTGGGCCCTGTCGGATCGGACACCGAACGGCACCGCATCGACCTGTTTTTTGGGAAGGGAGGCCGCTACACCATCGATGAGCTCCGAGCCAGAGCCGCCATGCTCGATCTCCTCGAAACCGATATTAGCTTGATGCATCAAGGGCTGAATCGGTTGATTCGCGAACTGTTGAAACGCGATAAGGTGTGATCGTGCACGGAACGGCTGTCGGTGAATGCCAACGGCATCTGGCATTAAGGTTTTGCCGGCCTTGCGCGTTGCCGGCTCTACGGACTTCCTCTGTGCTAGTAACCTCGCCCCCTTATTACGATGGGACCAGATCCATAGGCAATGTCCACTGAGTGTCTGCCCAAAAATCTGTAGATATGGACGGCGATAGGAAGATAATATGTTCAATGTATATATGGAGCGCAAAATCATTGAGGGAACGCTGGCGATATAACATCGGTCACATACGCCACGATAAGCACTTGAGAGGGAGGAGAGTCAACGAACAGTGAGGACGCACGATGCTACGTAGGGCGCAATCGAGATGCGGCAGGTCGAAATTCTGTGAATGTCGAAATCGATGTCATGGTGTACCTCCTCCCCATGTTGAATCGCACAAGCACGGTAGGCATCTCATGCCCCGATGGGTGCTGATTACAGCCTGCCTTTCGTTACTCATTGGCTGTGCTTCGTTGAAAGATCAATATCTGGACAAGAGTATTGGAAAGGCGACTCAAGAAGACATTGTGCAACAGTTCGGACTGCCCACAGAGGAGCGGGAACTGCCTACAGGTGGAAGGATGTGGCTCTATCGGTTTAAGCGTTATAGTCCTGTCGCAAGTTCCAGTGTGTGCGACGGATATGAACTCCAGTTTGATGATCAGAAAATATTGACACAGTGGAATCGTTTCTCTTGCGGCGACCGGCAAATATCAGATGCAGGTCACGGAGAGCTCACTCAGCGTTCGATCCTCAGCCTCTGAGAAGAAGAGCCGTGAGGGGTCTTGAAAAGCTACGCCAGGTGCCAGTCTGGCGCAGGATTGCAAGGAAGAGGATTCACTGCACACTCCAGGAGAAATTCCTTCCATATCAGACAATCAGATATTGGAAGCGTGCTTCTATGAATGTAGGAGTTCATGAAAACTCCAAATATTTCTGCATGCTGATGTACCGCTCACCAGTATCACAGAGCACTGTGACCACGCGTTTGCCAGGGCCCAGTTGCTGAGCGACCTGTTGGGCTGCAAAGATATTGGCGCCGGAGGAAATGCCTGCGAATAAACCCTCCATCTTCGCTAAGGATTTTGATGTTTGATAAGCCTCATCGTCTGTGACTGTAATCACGCGATCGAGAATGTTCTGATTCAAGACCTGAGGAATGAATCCGGCTCCAATGCCTTGAATGTTATGTGGGCCTGGCGTACCGCCAGATAAAACTGGGGATGCGGCTGGCTCCACGGCAATGATTTGGACCAGCGGGTTCCGTTCTTTGAAGATTTCCCCACAGCCGGTGATTGTTCCACCGGTCCCGACGCCTGCGACGAAGGCGTCGAACGTTCCTTGAAGCGCCTCCCATATTTCTATGGCCGTTGTCTTTCGATGAATGTCTGGATTGGCGGGATTCGAAAACTGATCCGGCATAAAATACAATGGGTTCTGTGCAAGGATGTTTTGAGTCTCGCGGATTGAGCCTCTCATGCCCTCCCATCCTGGTGTGAGCACTACCTTCGCCCCGTATGAAGAGACAAGGCTGATCCGCTCCGCACTCATGCCTTCCGGCATGACCAAAATCACCTGATACCCTCGGACGGCTGCGACGAGTGAAAGTCCAATCCCTGTATTGCCGCTGGTGGCTTCAATGATGGTAGCGCCAGGCTTGAGTCGGCCGCTCCGCTCCGCTTCAGTAATCATGTTGAGGCAGACCCGATCTTTCACGCTTCCGCCTGGATTGAACGACTCGATCTTTGCATAGATCGTTGCGCCGCCTGCTGGAGAAATTCGATCCAGCCGTACCAACGGTGTATGGCCAATCAGATCCGTATGGCAACGCAGTGTATCTGCTCGGCCCTCACAAGAGGACTCCCACTTCATCCTTTTCTTCATTAGGAACTGGGCCTCATTCGCAATCATCGTAGCCCTGGGTTCTCATCAGCTATGTGCTGACCCCATCCTCCGCTTTTGGTCTTCCGCAACGGTTAAGGTCTGTCACTAAATACACGTATTGTCTTGGGGCGAGCGAATACCACCGATCCGACTCCTATGCCAAGCGCCTCATAGCGATCTCGTGTAAGCTCAGCTTCCAAGACCGCACTATTGTCTTGACGGAGTAAGGTAAGGCGGACTATCGGTCCAACAGTTTGAGTTCGGCTGACGACGGCTTCAATGGCCCCTGGAACGAGAGGATGAATGTCGAGGTCGATTTCATAGGAGCGGGCATAGCCAATCGCGGGCCCATCGGGAAGAGGCTCGTCTGAAGGAGGGGCTAATTCGATTCCTCCGACACGTGCTTTGCCGTCTTGGACCCGGCCATGAAACACATTCACACTTCCGAGAAAATGGTAGACGAAGGGAGTGGCTGGATGGTCGTAGACCTCTTGTGGGGTGCCGATCTGCTCGATCCTCCCTTGATTCATCACAACAACGCGATCCGCGACTTCTAGCGCTTCCTCTTGATCGTGCGTGACAAACACACTCGTGATGTGAAGATTGTCCTGGAGACGACGCAGCCACCGCCGTAATTCCTTACGGACTCTGGCATCGAGCGCGCCAAAAGGTTCATCAAGCAGGAGCACCTTGGGTTCCACTGCCAGAGATCTGGCTAATGCCACTCGTTGGCGTTGGCCTCCTGAAAGCTGGTTTGGATAACGGTCGGCAACGGAGTCTAATTGTACGAGATGCAGCAGTTCGAAGACGCGTGCCTTGATCTCGCTGTGAGTCGGACGGTCCTGCTTGGGCCGTATCCGAAGTCCGAATGCCACATTTTCGAAGATCGTGAGATGACGGAATAGCGCGTAGTGTTGAAATACAAATCCCACTCGTCGCTCTCGCACCGGTGTGTTGGTGGTCTCCTCGCCATGAAACAGAATTGATCCGCTGACAGGGGTTTCTAGGCCAGCCATGATGCGCAGCAGCGTTGTCTTGCCACAGCCTGATGGTCCCAGCAAGGCCACGAGCTGGCCTGTCGGCACATGGAGACTAACGTTGTCCAGCGCCACGAATCGGCCAAAGGATTTCGTAATCTGGCGTACTTCGATGCTCATGATAGTCCCTCTGGGACTGGTAATCGAATATCCTCTCGAAACCGCTGCTCGTGGTGCGTATACCATTCTATGACGCTTTTGACCACCAGGGTCACCAGCGCGAGCAGCGAGAGGAGAGAAGCCACGGCAAATGCGGCGACGAAATTGTATTCGTTGTACAGAATTTCAACATGGAGAGGCATGGTATTGGTGAGCCCACGGATATGCCCGGAGACGACCGACACGGCACCGAATTCACCCATTGCCCTGGCGTTACAAAGAATTACTCCATACAGGAGTCCCCATTTCACATTAGGAATTGTCACACGGAAGAATGTCTGCCAGCCAGTGGCACCCAAGACGAGGGCGGCTTCTTCTTCTTCGGTCCCCTGGGACTGCATGAGGGGGATGAGCTCCCGGGCCACGAAGGGAAACGTCACGAAGATCGTGCTCAGAACAATACCTGGCACGGCAAAGATAATTTTGATGTCATGAGAGGCGAGCCACGGCCCTAGCAGTCCCTGGAGCCCGAATAGCAGCACGTAAATAAGGCCGGAGATAATTGGCGAGACGGAGAAGGGTAGATCGATGAGAGTGAGTAGAACCTGTTTGCCCGTAAAGTCAAATTTGGCGATTGCCCAAGAGGCGCTCAGACCAAACACTACATTCAGGGGGACTGCGATGGCAGCCACGAGCAGAGTCAAATGCACAGCTGCGATTGCATCGGGTTCAGTGAATGATGCGAGATAGATTTGAACGCCCTTTTCGAGGGCCTGTGCAAAGATAGCGATAAGCGGCAAAATCAACAGTAGTCCGAGAAGTCCTATGACCAGCCCGGTCAAAGTCCAGCGAATGGCAGCCGACTCCGTTGTGGCCCTGTCTGCTAACCATGAGGCACGAGGTAGTCTTTGGGTGAGGTCGTTCATGGTCCTCCGATCTAAGTCCTGGTGTTGAACGTTTACGGGGTGGCCCGACGGATGGTGCTCCATTCCTGCAATAGATTAATCACCAGTAACAAGATAAACGAGGCAAAGAGCATCACCACGGCAATGGCCGTGGCGCCTGCGTAGTCGTATTGTTCAAGTTTGGTGATGATCAGAAGCGGGACAATTTCCGTTTTCATCGGCATGTTCCCGGAAATGAATACGACGGACCCGTATTCACCAAGTGTACGGGAAAAGGCGAGCGCGAAGCCTGTAAGCAGGGCAGGGGTTAATGTCGGGAGAATGACGCGAGTGAATGTTTGCCATCGGGAAGCCCCGAGACTCGCTGCGGCTTCTTCAAGTTCGGGTTCTATATCCTGGAGGACAGGCTGCACCGTCCGCACGACAAACGGAAGGCCGATAAAGATCAGGGCAATCGTTATCCCGAGCGGGGTGTAGGCAATTTTGAGATCGTAGGGGGTAAAGTATCGGCCAATCCATCCATTTGGGGCATACAGTGCCGTTAGAGCAATCCCGGCTACTGCGGTGGGTAAGGCAAAGGGCAAGTCCACGAGAGCGTCCAGTAGTTTTCTTCCGGGAAATGTGTATCGCACCAATACCCATGCCACCAGGGAACCCACGACGAGATTGAACAATGCTGCCGCTAAGGAAGCTCCAAAGCTCAGTCGGTACGAGGCCAAGACGCGGGGTGCTGTCACGATGGCCCAAAACTCGCTCCAGGACAATGTCGTGGTCTTGAAGAGCAGCGCTCCCAGCGGAATCAAGACAATGATACTCAGATAAAACACGCTGTAACCCAGCGTGAGACCGAAACCCGGTAGGACGCCGTGTGGTCGAAAGCGATGGTTGATCCATTGAGGAAGACTCATTGCTTACTCCAATTGCGAAATGTAGGTCGAGTAAAGCCAACGGTCATTTGAGGTGTACGGCTGCCCATATTGCCTCGGAGACCCTTGTTCCGGATCAGAATGCTCTCCTGCTGTCGAGACTCATGGTTGAGCGGGTAGTTTTTCTCGTTTTGAACAAAATTGGTAGGCCTCGACGTCGCGCTTCGGCCCGAATTTTCCGGCTCAGACCATGACTGATTCGGTCTAAAATGACCACGACCACTTCTGTATCTTGAGGAAGGGTACGCTGAACATCGCGTGCCCGGCGTCCGCTCCAATGCACGATCTTCGCGGCGCCCGCGTGTTGTTTGATGGTTTCTACTGAGTCTCCACCAACCACCGCAATCATGGATGTCTCCTTGTCTCTGTCATGTTGGCTTTAATCAGGGGTAGCCGGCTTATTCATTAATTCAGTACCGGCGGGACGGTTCCATAAATCTGATCGAAGGTTCCTCCATCTGAAAAATGGACCTTCTGTGCTTTTTGCCATCCACCAAAGATGGCATCAACAGTAACTAGTTCAATTTGTGGAAATTGAGCGGCGTACTTTTTCAGGACTTCCGGATCACGAGGGCGATAGAAATGCTTGGCTCCAATTTCCTGCCCCTCTTTGGAGTAGAGATACTCTAAGTATGCTTGAGCTACCTTCCGCGTTCCTTTTCTGTTTACGACGCGATCCACGAGGGCCACGGGTGTTTCGCAGAGGATGCTGCTGGAGGGCAGGACAATCGACGGTACAACAATCTCGAAGCCTTTCTCCCCAAGTGTATTTACTGCGAGCAGGGCTTCATTTTCCCAAGCCAAGAGGACGTCGCCGATTCCCCGTTGAACAAACGTGGATGTCGCCCCCCGTGCACCGGAATCTAAGACCGGGACATTTTGGAAGAGACGAGTCATGAATTCCCGGATTTTCTTCTCGTCCCTTTCAAACTTGTTGCTCGCAAATGCCCAAGCGGCCAAGTAATTGTATCGGGCACCGCCAGAAGTCTTGGGATTAGGTGTCACGACGGAGATGCCAGGCCGCACTAGATCGTCCCAATCCTTAATGTTCTTAGGATTGCCCTTCCGTACGAGAAACACGATGGTGGAGGTAAACGGAGCACTGTTGTCAGGCAGGTTCGATCGCCAATTTTTATCGATCACGCCGGACTTTTCGGCAATCGAATCGATGTCGTATGCTAAGGCTAAGGTGACCACATGCGCCTCGAGCCCATCAATGACAGCACGGGCCTGTTTCCCCGAACCACCATGGGACTGTTGAATCCTCACGGTTTCCCCCGTTTTGTCTTTCCAATAGCGAACAAAGGACGTATTGATCTCTTGATACAGTTCCCGAGTGGGATCGTAGGATACATTTAGGATTGTCGTCTCAGCGTATCCGAAAATTGGAAGCAGTGCCGTCAGTGCAACGATGATTGGCAAAGACCGTCGTAGAGTGTTCAACAACTTCATAAGATATCTCCTTTTCTGTTACGGACATTTCTATTTCAATGACCAAGGGCTTACCAGGCGACCTGAAACCTTGTCATGATGAGATGTTCTCGTTCGAGATTGCCATTACGAGGCGCTCCCCCATCGAAGATACCTTGTTGGTAATCCACCACGGCTTTGATGCGATACGCCAGGTGCCAGTTGACGGCGACGTCCCAGGACCGAATTTTTCTCGCACTGCTTGATGGATCAGCGAACACAGGAAATGAATTCGGGTCAACCCGCAATTCGTTATATCGAGCCGCAAGTTCCACAGCTCCCCAGTGGCCTTTAGCGGGGTTGAACGTTTGCCATGGTCTGACGCCGGTATAAGAAGCCTTTTCACCGGTGAGCACGTAGCTCACTTGAGCGTTCCAGGCTCGATCGTTCAACACTTCTAGGCGTCCACCCTGAGCGGGAGCCGCCTGCACTTTTTGCCAGTGATAGACGTACTCGGCGAGGAGACTAAATGGCCCCCAGGCATAGTACGTTTGGGGGTCCAAGCGATAACGGGCCCCATTAGCTTGGGCGCCAGCCCGATAGGTAAAGAATGTAATACCATCCGTACCCTGTCCTGGAATGCGATAGCTATCAAGAATGCCGAACTCTTGGCCTGCGGATCCGGCGACTCCAACCTGCAGCCCTTCTATCCAGGCCTGGTCACTGCCGGCAAATGGTGTGGCAATTAACCGTCCAATATAGTCCTTCGCGTTGTTTTGGTCGAAATCTGGGGGGCTGCCTCCATTCGTTGTATTATCGGCCACTCCGTTGAAGACCCCGACTTGATACCCCAGCCGGTTATCAAAGAGATCACCGTACAGTTGGATGCCGATATCACGGTTGGGAACCAGATTCAGCGCAACACTCCGTTCAACGAACGTTAGGTCTGCTGCGGATTGGAGCATCTCTACGCTGACGGGCGGCCGATATTTTCCGATCCGAACGCGTAATTCATCCCAAACATTGATTCCCCCGTAGGCATCAAAGAGGATCGTTTGTCCCTGTCCAAAATCCGGCATGATGTAGTAATCGAAGTACCGATACAGAGTACCTTGCAAAATAGGCCGAGCCCGTCGGATGTCGAACGTGTTCGTCGTGGCGGGTTTGGTGTCGGCGATATACCACCGACTGTCGAACTGCATGTATCCGCGGATTCGGAGTTCAAAGTCACGATCCCGAGAGCGAAGTAAAAAACCGTCCCGGCCTACTTCCAGGACCGGGTCTTCCTTAACTCGCTCTTCTTCGCGTTCTTGAAATAATTCACGAAGGCGGTCGGAAATGCGTTGCTTCTGTTCCAATTCATTCATTCGCTGTTCGAGGGTTTTAAGACGTTGCGCACTTTTCGCATCCTCGCTCTGTTGAAGAGCGTTTTCATCTTCAGCAGCGAGGACTACTCCGGCTGCGCTCAGCAGCATTACGATAGAACCAAGGGCCACCCACCGAGGCATACTCATGCCTTTCCTTCCTTTCCAGCATGGGAACCTCCGGTGGTCCAGTCAGTTCACGCTTGTGCGTATGTGATCCTATTACCCTCCAGTTGTCTGGTCGGTGCTATGGCCAGCGGCGACCTCACCCACTTCGATTGATGTCCCGCTGAGACTGCTCGATACGTATTTTCTCCTTTCGTTCAATGGATACAACGATTCCCTCATGAATCGTGAGTTCAATTGAACCGAATTTAACTTCTTGAATGAAGTCAGATATTTTGTTTAAAAGTTCTTGGTTGTTCTGTTGGTGGTTCATATATCACCTATGTTGACCAGAATAGTCATATTTTTAGCCCAAAAAATATCGCTAAATGTAATACATATGTGCTTGAAATCCGTTTGTCTTTACCAGCTCAACGTGAGCAGCTGCTGCTGCGAGACTGGTTCGGTCAAGAATTCGCGCCGCTGAATCACGCACTTCTTTCATAATGGCTCGAACCCCACAAATATCTTCGCGTGGACAGTCCTCACAGCGTCGATACCGGGTTTCACTCGCGCATCGGATGGGAGCGAGGGGTCCGCTTAAAATGCGGATCACGTCGCCGAGCATTACCGTATGTGACGGGCGACTCAGTTGATAACCTCCTCCGCGTCCTTTCTTACTGTGTAAAATCCCGTGGTTCTTTAATTCAAGGAGAATGGCTTCAAGAAATTTCTTGGGAATTCCCTCGCCTGAAGCAAGATCCGCAACATGCATCGGCGTCTGGTCCGGCGAACTGGCCAGTTTGAGGAGAGCTTTGAGCCCGTATTTCGTTTTCTTGTTGAGCATTGTATATTTAGCCTATAGGACTAATAGACTATTGTTTTACTCTTGTCAAGGGGGAAAATAGGGGCCAAACCCGAATCACAAAGAACCTAGCTACATAACCAGTCTAGATCAACGGT
The window above is part of the Nitrospiraceae bacterium genome. Proteins encoded here:
- a CDS encoding Rrf2 family transcriptional regulator — its product is MLNKKTKYGLKALLKLASSPDQTPMHVADLASGEGIPKKFLEAILLELKNHGILHSKKGRGGGYQLSRPSHTVMLGDVIRILSGPLAPIRCASETRYRRCEDCPREDICGVRAIMKEVRDSAARILDRTSLAAAAAHVELVKTNGFQAHMYYI
- a CDS encoding sulfate ABC transporter ATP-binding protein, which translates into the protein MSIEVRQITKSFGRFVALDNVSLHVPTGQLVALLGPSGCGKTTLLRIMAGLETPVSGSILFHGEETTNTPVRERRVGFVFQHYALFRHLTIFENVAFGLRIRPKQDRPTHSEIKARVFELLHLVQLDSVADRYPNQLSGGQRQRVALARSLAVEPKVLLLDEPFGALDARVRKELRRWLRRLQDNLHITSVFVTHDQEEALEVADRVVVMNQGRIEQIGTPQEVYDHPATPFVYHFLGSVNVFHGRVQDGKARVGGIELAPPSDEPLPDGPAIGYARSYEIDLDIHPLVPGAIEAVVSRTQTVGPIVRLTLLRQDNSAVLEAELTRDRYEALGIGVGSVVFARPKTIRVFSDRP
- the cysW gene encoding sulfate ABC transporter permease subunit CysW, with amino-acid sequence MNDLTQRLPRASWLADRATTESAAIRWTLTGLVIGLLGLLLILPLIAIFAQALEKGVQIYLASFTEPDAIAAVHLTLLVAAIAVPLNVVFGLSASWAIAKFDFTGKQVLLTLIDLPFSVSPIISGLIYVLLFGLQGLLGPWLASHDIKIIFAVPGIVLSTIFVTFPFVARELIPLMQSQGTEEEEAALVLGATGWQTFFRVTIPNVKWGLLYGVILCNARAMGEFGAVSVVSGHIRGLTNTMPLHVEILYNEYNFVAAFAVASLLSLLALVTLVVKSVIEWYTHHEQRFREDIRLPVPEGLS
- the cysK gene encoding cysteine synthase A, which translates into the protein MKKRMKWESSCEGRADTLRCHTDLIGHTPLVRLDRISPAGGATIYAKIESFNPGGSVKDRVCLNMITEAERSGRLKPGATIIEATSGNTGIGLSLVAAVRGYQVILVMPEGMSAERISLVSSYGAKVVLTPGWEGMRGSIRETQNILAQNPLYFMPDQFSNPANPDIHRKTTAIEIWEALQGTFDAFVAGVGTGGTITGCGEIFKERNPLVQIIAVEPAASPVLSGGTPGPHNIQGIGAGFIPQVLNQNILDRVITVTDDEAYQTSKSLAKMEGLFAGISSGANIFAAQQVAQQLGPGKRVVTVLCDTGERYISMQKYLEFS
- a CDS encoding sulfate ABC transporter substrate-binding protein, with amino-acid sequence MKLLNTLRRSLPIIVALTALLPIFGYAETTILNVSYDPTRELYQEINTSFVRYWKDKTGETVRIQQSHGGSGKQARAVIDGLEAHVVTLALAYDIDSIAEKSGVIDKNWRSNLPDNSAPFTSTIVFLVRKGNPKNIKDWDDLVRPGISVVTPNPKTSGGARYNYLAAWAFASNKFERDEKKIREFMTRLFQNVPVLDSGARGATSTFVQRGIGDVLLAWENEALLAVNTLGEKGFEIVVPSIVLPSSSILCETPVALVDRVVNRKGTRKVAQAYLEYLYSKEGQEIGAKHFYRPRDPEVLKKYAAQFPQIELVTVDAIFGGWQKAQKVHFSDGGTFDQIYGTVPPVLN
- the cysT gene encoding sulfate ABC transporter permease subunit CysT, with product MSLPQWINHRFRPHGVLPGFGLTLGYSVFYLSIIVLIPLGALLFKTTTLSWSEFWAIVTAPRVLASYRLSFGASLAAALFNLVVGSLVAWVLVRYTFPGRKLLDALVDLPFALPTAVAGIALTALYAPNGWIGRYFTPYDLKIAYTPLGITIALIFIGLPFVVRTVQPVLQDIEPELEEAAASLGASRWQTFTRVILPTLTPALLTGFALAFSRTLGEYGSVVFISGNMPMKTEIVPLLIITKLEQYDYAGATAIAVVMLFASFILLLVINLLQEWSTIRRATP
- a CDS encoding porin, producing the protein MSMPRWVALGSIVMLLSAAGVVLAAEDENALQQSEDAKSAQRLKTLEQRMNELEQKQRISDRLRELFQEREEERVKEDPVLEVGRDGFLLRSRDRDFELRIRGYMQFDSRWYIADTKPATTNTFDIRRARPILQGTLYRYFDYYIMPDFGQGQTILFDAYGGINVWDELRVRIGKYRPPVSVEMLQSAADLTFVERSVALNLVPNRDIGIQLYGDLFDNRLGYQVGVFNGVADNTTNGGSPPDFDQNNAKDYIGRLIATPFAGSDQAWIEGLQVGVAGSAGQEFGILDSYRIPGQGTDGITFFTYRAGAQANGARYRLDPQTYYAWGPFSLLAEYVYHWQKVQAAPAQGGRLEVLNDRAWNAQVSYVLTGEKASYTGVRPWQTFNPAKGHWGAVELAARYNELRVDPNSFPVFADPSSSARKIRSWDVAVNWHLAYRIKAVVDYQQGIFDGGAPRNGNLEREHLIMTRFQVAW